The following is a genomic window from Lysinibacillus sp. JNUCC-52.
AACGTCAACTTCAAACAGTGGAACAAATTGACAAAAACGTGCAAGCTATTCGAGGCCAATTAGAGCGCATTTTTGAATTTGCAGAGGATGGAAATGGAGCGCAACTTGTTAACAACCGTGACTGGATTGGAAATATTAGTACAATTGAATTTTTACGTGATTACGGGAAATTAATTAATGTTAATTACATGTTAGCAAAGGATACGATTGCTTCACGTCTTGATACAGGTATTTCATTTACAGAATTTGCTTACACATTAATTCAAGGTATTGATTACAATCATTTATACAACAACTACAACTGTCGCATTCAAGTGGGCGGCTCAGACCAATGGGGCAATATAACAACTGGGTTAGAAGTAATTCGTAAAACACATGAAGAAGAAACAAAAGCATTTGGTATTACAATTCCATTAGTAACAAAAGCAGATGGGACGAAATTCGGTAAAACAGCTGGTGGTGCAGTATGGTTAGATAGTAAGAAAACATCTCCATACGAGTTCTACCAATTTTGGATTAATGCTGCTGATGCGGACGTTGTAAAATATTTAAAAATCTTTACATTCTTATCACAAGAAGAAATTAACGCATTAGCTGCATCTGTAGAAGAAGAGCCACATTTACGTAAGGCGCAAAAAGCTTTAGCAGAGGAAATGACACGCTTAATCCATGGTCAGGAAGCTTTAGATCAGGCTATTCGCATTACTGCTGCACTTTTCTCTGGCGATTTAAAAGCTTTGTCGGCTGAGGAAATGAAGGATGCGTTTAAAGATGTTCCTTCTATTGAAATGGCGAAAGAAGAGAAAAATATCGTGGATTTACTTGTGGAAGCAGGAATTTCATCATCTAAACGTCAAGCTCGTGAAGATGTAACAAATGGTGCAATTAGCGTGAATGGTGAAAAAATCACGGATTTAGAATATATCGTAGATGAAAAAGATCGCTTAGAAGATGCATTTAGCAT
Proteins encoded in this region:
- the tyrS gene encoding tyrosine--tRNA ligase gives rise to the protein MTNELLQDLEWRGLLYQQTDAEGMEKLLAEQSVSLYCGVDPTADSMHIGHIVPLLTLRRFQKAGHRPILLVGGATGMIGDPSGRSEERQLQTVEQIDKNVQAIRGQLERIFEFAEDGNGAQLVNNRDWIGNISTIEFLRDYGKLINVNYMLAKDTIASRLDTGISFTEFAYTLIQGIDYNHLYNNYNCRIQVGGSDQWGNITTGLEVIRKTHEEETKAFGITIPLVTKADGTKFGKTAGGAVWLDSKKTSPYEFYQFWINAADADVVKYLKIFTFLSQEEINALAASVEEEPHLRKAQKALAEEMTRLIHGQEALDQAIRITAALFSGDLKALSAEEMKDAFKDVPSIEMAKEEKNIVDLLVEAGISSSKRQAREDVTNGAISVNGEKITDLEYIVDEKDRLEDAFSIVRRGKKKYHMVKFG